Sequence from the Peromyscus eremicus chromosome 4, PerEre_H2_v1, whole genome shotgun sequence genome:
CACCTGGGTGGTCGGGGGGGGACGACATGCACCGGGCGGAAGACTGCTTCCAGGGAGTTGGGCGCCAGGGACAGCGGGCAGGATCGGGGAGGGGGTTGGGGTCGTGCACCGGGTGGAACGCTCTGCTTCCCAGGAGTCGGGGTCCCGGGACAGCGGACCGGAGCGGGGACTGGCCACCGCGTCCTCCAGCAGAGGGCGGGCAGCAGCCGCTCTCCTCCGAGTTCCCGAGGGGGCGGGAAGGGGGCGGGCCGGCGACTCCCGCGTCCGTGGCGATCGCGGGGCTGGCGGGGCGCCCGGGACACCGCTCGGTACTCCGCGCGCGGAACCCCGCCGCGCCCCACTCCCCGCCGCGCCCTCTCGCGCTCCCGCGGCCAGGCAATGACGCGCACCGGCCGGGCGGCGGGAGGGGCCGGGGCGGCCCCGGCGTGACGCAGCCCCGTTGCCAAGCGCCGCCTTATAAACCTCCCTCTCGGCCGCCGCCGCGCCGAGTCCGAGCCGCGCACGGGACCGGGACGCAGCGGAGCCCGCGGGCCCCGCGTTCATGCACCGCCTGCTGGCCTGGGACGCAGCATGCCtcccgccgccgcccgccgcctTTAGATCCATGGAAGTGGCCAACTTCTACTACGAGCCCGACTGCCTGGCCTACGGGGCCAAGGCGGCCCGCGCCGCGCCGCGCGCCCCCGCCGCCGAGCCGGCCATCGGCGAGCACGAGCGCGCCATCGACTTCAGCCCCTACCTGGAGCCGCTCGCGCCCGCCGCGGACTTCGCCGCGCCCGCGCCCGCGCCCGCGCACCACGACTTCCTTTCCGACCTCTTCGCCGACGACTACGGCGCCAAGCCGGCCAAGAAGCCGGCCGACTACGGTTACGTGAGCCTCGGCCGCGCGGGCGCCAAGGCCGTGCCGCCCGCCTGcttcccgccgccgccgcccgccgcgcTCAAGGCGGAGCCGGGCTTCGAACCCGCGGACTGCAAGCGCGCGGACGACGCGCCCGCCATGGCGGCCGGTTTCCCGTTCGCCCTGCGCGCTTACCTGGGCTACCAGGCGACGCCGAGCGGCAGCAGCGGCAGCCTGTCCACGTCGTCGTCGTCCAGCCCGCCCGGCACGCCGAGCCCCGCCGACGCCAAGGCCGCGCCCGCCGCCTGCTTCGCGGGGCCGCCGGCCGCGCCCGCCAAGGC
This genomic interval carries:
- the Cebpb gene encoding CCAAT/enhancer-binding protein beta, producing MHRLLAWDAACLPPPPAAFRSMEVANFYYEPDCLAYGAKAARAAPRAPAAEPAIGEHERAIDFSPYLEPLAPAADFAAPAPAPAHHDFLSDLFADDYGAKPAKKPADYGYVSLGRAGAKAVPPACFPPPPPAALKAEPGFEPADCKRADDAPAMAAGFPFALRAYLGYQATPSGSSGSLSTSSSSSPPGTPSPADAKAAPAACFAGPPAAPAKAKAKKAVDKLSDEYKMRRERNNIAVRKSRDKAKMRNLETQHKVLELTAENERLQKKVEQLSRELSTLRNLFKQLPEPLLASAGHC